One Elusimicrobiota bacterium genomic region harbors:
- a CDS encoding ferritin family protein — MGNLFNSSEIVKFAVQIEKNGRDFYDQAAKSVKAEGAKKIFEYLSNEEQLHIAVFETILKQMDTNEPAERYPGEYADYMLALVSENVFTKNKQGYEIARKIRNDKQALELAIGFEKDSILFYYEMKRYVWEGFHKDVDKLIVQEQEHLRKISDVLKGFNKFGVQNQADPRLGRR, encoded by the coding sequence ATGGGAAATCTTTTTAATTCAAGTGAGATAGTAAAATTTGCTGTTCAAATAGAAAAAAACGGCAGGGATTTTTACGATCAAGCCGCAAAGTCGGTGAAGGCCGAAGGGGCAAAAAAGATATTTGAATATCTTTCCAACGAAGAACAACTCCATATCGCAGTTTTTGAAACTATTTTAAAACAAATGGACACGAATGAGCCAGCCGAACGCTATCCCGGAGAATATGCCGACTATATGCTTGCGCTTGTTTCGGAAAATGTATTTACAAAAAACAAGCAAGGTTATGAGATCGCCAGAAAAATAAGAAATGACAAACAGGCTCTTGAGTTAGCGATAGGTTTTGAAAAAGATTCAATACTTTTTTATTATGAAATGAAAAGATATGTCTGGGAAGGTTTTCATAAGGATGTGGATAAACTTATCGTTCAGGAACAAGAACACCTCAGAAAAATATCCGATGTATTAAAAGGATTTAATAAATTTGGGGTACAAAACCAAGCCGATCCGCGGTTAGGGCGAAGGTAA